The following are encoded in a window of Manihot esculenta cultivar AM560-2 chromosome 8, M.esculenta_v8, whole genome shotgun sequence genomic DNA:
- the LOC110620831 gene encoding uncharacterized protein LOC110620831 isoform X1, producing the protein MSFQNQGFWMAKGADSVNDSDVNYDSSRIELKRSHQWFMDGSEAELYFNKKQAVGVPTSNLFSGMINSNISPWGNPSNFHSISDHFSERLFVSDTARASNYDDRNIPLVNSERVNMEKKVNEDPFGNDSSFNLSMSHTLEDPRSRLSYGGIRKVKVSQVKESENIMPLSAEDGYSRVDNNNTMSTSHAYEKSENTISTGLAYNKGDAHIISVGETFDRESNIFISMGQPYSKTDDSISMSQTYKDNNNIMAMCQTFSKGDNIISMGQTYKPDENTISMGHLFSKGCDSTVLMSQSYIKGDNYNLSIGQSFNKGESTIISFGGHDDDDTNPSGQLISNYDLLMAQSTFQSSEVINEKEVVNSNVEALASAVHATVSGTENGSKKKEDLKTSKKAPPNNFPSNVRSLLSTGMLDGVPVKYIAWSREKELRGVIKDSGYLCGCQTCNFSKVINAYEFERHANCKTKHPNNHIYFENGKTIYGIVQELRSTPQSMLFEVIQTITGSPINQKSFRLWKESFLAATRELQRIYGKDGGKIL; encoded by the exons ATG TCTTTCCAGAATCAAGGTTTTTGGATGGCAAAAGGTGCTGACTCAGTAAATGATAGCGATGTTAATTATGATTCATCTAGAATTGAGTTGAAGCGATCTCATCAGTGGTTTATGGATGGTTCCGAGGCAGAGCTATACTTTAACAAGAAACAGGCAGTGGGAGTTCCAACCAGCAATTTATTTTCAGGaatgataaattcaaatatttctCCATGGGGGAATCCTTCTAATTTTCATTCAATCTCTGACCATTTTTCTGAACGGTTATTTGTTTCTGATACAGCTAGGGCATCTAATTACGATGATAGAAACATTCCATTGGTTAACTCAGAAAGGGTTAATATGGAGAAAAAGGTAAATGAGGACCCATTTGGGAATGATTCCTCATTTAATTTATCTATGTCTCACACGCTGGAAGATCCTAGATCAAGGTTAAGTTATGGTGGGATTAGAAAAGTGAAAGTTAGCCAGGTCAAGGAATCTGAGAATATCATGCCTTTGTCAGCAGAAGATGGCTACAGTAGGGTGGATAACAATAATACTATGTCAACCTCTCATGCTTATGAGAAGAGTGAAAATACCATATCAACGGGTCTTGCTTATAACAAAGGGGATGCCCACATCATTTCAGTAGGTGAAACCTTTGACAGGGAGAGTAACATTTTCATTTCAATGGGACAACCCTATAGCAAGACAGATGACAGCATATCAATGAGCCAAACATACAAAGACAATAACAATATCATGGCAATGTGTCAAACCTTCAGTAAGGGTGACAATATCATATCTATGGGTCAAACCTACAAGCCAGATGAAAACACTATATCAATGGGTCACCTCTTCAGCAAAGGCTGTGACAGTACTGTTTTGATGAGTCAATCATACATCAAGGGTGACAATTACAATTTGTCAATAGGTCAGTCTTTTAATAAGGGAGAGAGTACTATAATATCCTTTGGTGGCCATGACGATGATGATACAAATCCCTCAGGACAGCTCATATCCAATTATGATTTGTTGATGGCTCAGTCTACTTTTCAGAGTTCAGAAGTAATAAATGAGAAAGAGGTAGTCAATTCAAATGTGGAGGCACTTGCATCTGCTGTCCATGCAACTGTCTCTGGAACTGAAAATGGTTCAAAGAAGAAAGAGGACCTAAAGACATCTAAGAAGGCTCCTCCAAACAACTTTCCCTCAAATGTCAGAAGTTTGCTATCCACTGGAATGCTGGATGGAGTTCCGGTAAAGTATATAGCATGGTCACGGGAG AAGGAGCTCCGTGGGGTTATAAAAGATTCTGGATATTTATGTGGCTGTCAGACATGCAATTTCTCGAAG GTAATTAATGCTTATGAATTTGAGCGACATGCTAACTGCAAAACAAAACATCCCAATAATCACATATATTTTGAGAATGGGAAGACTATCTATGGCATTGTCCAGGAGCTAAGAAGCACACCTCAGAGTATGCTTTTTGAAGTTATTCAAACGATAACTGGATCACCCATCAACCAGAAGTCCTTTCGTCTTTGGAAAG AGTCCTTTCTAGCTGCAACTCGTGAACTTCAACGTATATATGGAAAAGATGGAGGGAAAATATTATGA
- the LOC110620831 gene encoding uncharacterized protein LOC110620831 isoform X2, with translation MNQGFWMAKGADSVNDSDVNYDSSRIELKRSHQWFMDGSEAELYFNKKQAVGVPTSNLFSGMINSNISPWGNPSNFHSISDHFSERLFVSDTARASNYDDRNIPLVNSERVNMEKKVNEDPFGNDSSFNLSMSHTLEDPRSRLSYGGIRKVKVSQVKESENIMPLSAEDGYSRVDNNNTMSTSHAYEKSENTISTGLAYNKGDAHIISVGETFDRESNIFISMGQPYSKTDDSISMSQTYKDNNNIMAMCQTFSKGDNIISMGQTYKPDENTISMGHLFSKGCDSTVLMSQSYIKGDNYNLSIGQSFNKGESTIISFGGHDDDDTNPSGQLISNYDLLMAQSTFQSSEVINEKEVVNSNVEALASAVHATVSGTENGSKKKEDLKTSKKAPPNNFPSNVRSLLSTGMLDGVPVKYIAWSREKELRGVIKDSGYLCGCQTCNFSKVINAYEFERHANCKTKHPNNHIYFENGKTIYGIVQELRSTPQSMLFEVIQTITGSPINQKSFRLWKESFLAATRELQRIYGKDGGKIL, from the exons ATG AATCAAGGTTTTTGGATGGCAAAAGGTGCTGACTCAGTAAATGATAGCGATGTTAATTATGATTCATCTAGAATTGAGTTGAAGCGATCTCATCAGTGGTTTATGGATGGTTCCGAGGCAGAGCTATACTTTAACAAGAAACAGGCAGTGGGAGTTCCAACCAGCAATTTATTTTCAGGaatgataaattcaaatatttctCCATGGGGGAATCCTTCTAATTTTCATTCAATCTCTGACCATTTTTCTGAACGGTTATTTGTTTCTGATACAGCTAGGGCATCTAATTACGATGATAGAAACATTCCATTGGTTAACTCAGAAAGGGTTAATATGGAGAAAAAGGTAAATGAGGACCCATTTGGGAATGATTCCTCATTTAATTTATCTATGTCTCACACGCTGGAAGATCCTAGATCAAGGTTAAGTTATGGTGGGATTAGAAAAGTGAAAGTTAGCCAGGTCAAGGAATCTGAGAATATCATGCCTTTGTCAGCAGAAGATGGCTACAGTAGGGTGGATAACAATAATACTATGTCAACCTCTCATGCTTATGAGAAGAGTGAAAATACCATATCAACGGGTCTTGCTTATAACAAAGGGGATGCCCACATCATTTCAGTAGGTGAAACCTTTGACAGGGAGAGTAACATTTTCATTTCAATGGGACAACCCTATAGCAAGACAGATGACAGCATATCAATGAGCCAAACATACAAAGACAATAACAATATCATGGCAATGTGTCAAACCTTCAGTAAGGGTGACAATATCATATCTATGGGTCAAACCTACAAGCCAGATGAAAACACTATATCAATGGGTCACCTCTTCAGCAAAGGCTGTGACAGTACTGTTTTGATGAGTCAATCATACATCAAGGGTGACAATTACAATTTGTCAATAGGTCAGTCTTTTAATAAGGGAGAGAGTACTATAATATCCTTTGGTGGCCATGACGATGATGATACAAATCCCTCAGGACAGCTCATATCCAATTATGATTTGTTGATGGCTCAGTCTACTTTTCAGAGTTCAGAAGTAATAAATGAGAAAGAGGTAGTCAATTCAAATGTGGAGGCACTTGCATCTGCTGTCCATGCAACTGTCTCTGGAACTGAAAATGGTTCAAAGAAGAAAGAGGACCTAAAGACATCTAAGAAGGCTCCTCCAAACAACTTTCCCTCAAATGTCAGAAGTTTGCTATCCACTGGAATGCTGGATGGAGTTCCGGTAAAGTATATAGCATGGTCACGGGAG AAGGAGCTCCGTGGGGTTATAAAAGATTCTGGATATTTATGTGGCTGTCAGACATGCAATTTCTCGAAG GTAATTAATGCTTATGAATTTGAGCGACATGCTAACTGCAAAACAAAACATCCCAATAATCACATATATTTTGAGAATGGGAAGACTATCTATGGCATTGTCCAGGAGCTAAGAAGCACACCTCAGAGTATGCTTTTTGAAGTTATTCAAACGATAACTGGATCACCCATCAACCAGAAGTCCTTTCGTCTTTGGAAAG AGTCCTTTCTAGCTGCAACTCGTGAACTTCAACGTATATATGGAAAAGATGGAGGGAAAATATTATGA
- the LOC110620832 gene encoding WAT1-related protein At2g37460, whose product MKDQMQSLFIRMKPFIAVIFMQVGLAGMDILSKAALNKGMSNYVLVVYRHAVATLVIAPFAVFLDKKVRPRMTRSIFIKILVLSFLEPVIDQNLYFLGMKYTTATFAAAIINILPAITFLMAWIVRLEKVKIRSLHSQAKITGTIATVGGAMVMTLMKGPPVDLFSTGGKAYHLNEQATAGVSLHNSMKGAIMITIGCFSWACFMILQAITLKTYPAELSLTAWICLFGTIEGSIAALIMERGNYGVWSLSWDTKLAAAVYSGVVCSGLAYYIQGVVMQDRGPVFVTAFSPLCMIIVAVMSSIILAEQMFLGRVIGAVIIVAGLYLVVWGKSKDYNSTSPTVNDQTLPTKQTAESRNHEKENCDEQVVQPVNQIEIL is encoded by the exons atgAAGGACCAAATGCAAAGCTTGTTTATAAGAATGAAGCCATTCATTGCAGTAATATTCATGCAAGTAGGGCTTGCAGGAATGGATATTCTCTCAAAAGCTGCACTTAATAAAGGCATGAGCAATTACGTCCTCGTTGTCTATCGCCATGCCGTTGCCACTCTCGTCATTGCCCCTTTTGCTGTTTTTCTTGACAA GAAAGTGAGGCCAAGGATGACTCGTTCAATCTTCATCAAGATACTGGTGCTCAGCTTCCTAGA GCCAGTTATCGACCAAAACTTGTATTTCTTAGGGATGAAGTATACGACGGCGACGTTTGCAGCTGCTATAATCAATATTCTTCCGGCAATTACCTTTTTAATGGCATGGATTGTTAG GCTTGAGAAAGTGAAAATCAGATCCCTACACAGCCAAGCAAAGATAACAGGAACAATAGCAACAGTTGGAGGAGCCATGGTGATGACATTGATGAAAGGCCCACCTGTTGATTTGTTTTCAACTGGAGGAAAAGCCTACCATCTCAATGAACAAGCAACTGCAGGTGTAAGTCTCCATAACTCAATGAAAGGAGCAATAATGATCACTATTGGGTGCTTCAGCTGGGCCTGTTTCATGATTCTGCAA gcAATTACACTGAAGACATACCCTGCTGAGCTCTCTCTCACTGCTTGGATTTGCTTGTTTGGTACAATTGAAGGGAGCATAGCGGCTCTGATAATGGAAAGAGGAAATTATGGCGTCTGGTCTCTCAGTTGGGACACTAAATTAGCAGCAGCTGTCTACAGT GGTGTTGTTTGCTCAGGACTTGCTTATTACATTCAAGGAGTAGTAATGCAGGACAGAGGCCCTGTTTTTGTGACAGCTTTTAGCCCTCTATGCATGATTATAGTTGCTGTCATGAGCTCCATCATTTTGGCAGAGCAGATGTTCCTGGGCAG GGTAATTGGAGCAGTCATCATAGTTGCTGGCTTATATCTTGTTGTGTGGGGCAAAAGCAAGGACTACAACTCAACATCTCCAACAGTTAATGACCAGACACTACCAACAAAACAAACAGCAGAATCAAGAAATCATGAGAAAGAAAACTGTGATGAACAAGTTGTGCAACCGGTCAATCAGATAGAGATACTATAA